A window of the Sphaerobacter thermophilus DSM 20745 genome harbors these coding sequences:
- a CDS encoding Rieske 2Fe-2S domain-containing protein, with protein MVMDRTITVMGRQEWLKPIDSALQRAISGAFQAAGPVGMRIKDILNGVWLGHPLHPALSDVPIGSWTAAAVLDVLEATTGRKELGTGADAAIGVGLAAAVPAALTGLADWQYLVGRPRRTGLVHGLLNIGATALYTTSLLLRRNGARSAGVVTASMGYSMVLFTAYLGGDLVYRDRVPVNHASTEGMPRRFTPVMAEADLPEGQLTRVDAQGTPVVLLRRGERIYALAATCSHLGGPLHEGELHDDNTVTCPWHGSTFAFENGHIIHGPATIEQPVFETRVKDGQIEVRLAR; from the coding sequence ATGGTCATGGACCGTACGATCACCGTGATGGGGCGGCAGGAGTGGCTCAAGCCGATCGACAGCGCGCTGCAGCGGGCGATCTCCGGGGCGTTCCAGGCTGCTGGGCCGGTCGGGATGCGGATCAAGGACATCCTGAACGGCGTGTGGCTGGGCCATCCGCTGCACCCGGCGCTGTCCGACGTGCCGATCGGCTCGTGGACGGCGGCCGCCGTGCTGGACGTGCTGGAGGCCACCACCGGGCGCAAGGAACTGGGCACCGGAGCTGATGCCGCGATCGGCGTCGGGCTTGCCGCTGCGGTCCCCGCTGCTCTGACGGGCTTGGCCGATTGGCAGTACCTGGTGGGGCGGCCGCGCCGGACGGGTCTGGTGCACGGGCTGCTCAACATCGGGGCGACCGCGCTCTACACGACCTCGCTGCTGCTCCGGCGCAACGGCGCCCGCAGCGCAGGCGTCGTCACCGCCTCGATGGGTTACAGCATGGTGCTCTTCACCGCGTACCTCGGGGGCGATCTCGTCTACCGCGACCGGGTGCCCGTCAACCACGCGAGCACCGAGGGCATGCCCCGTCGCTTCACGCCGGTCATGGCCGAGGCAGACCTCCCGGAGGGGCAGCTCACAAGAGTCGACGCGCAGGGCACGCCGGTCGTGCTCCTACGGCGCGGCGAGCGGATCTACGCCCTGGCCGCGACGTGCAGCCACTTGGGCGGCCCGCTCCACGAGGGCGAGCTGCACGACGACAACACGGTGACCTGCCCCTGGCACGGATCGACCTTCGCGTTCGAGAACGGCCACATCATCCACGGCCCGGCGACGATAGAGCAGCCGGTGTTCGAGACGCGGGTCAAGGACGGCCAGATCGAGGTACGCCTAGCCCGGTAA
- a CDS encoding Zn-ribbon domain-containing OB-fold protein yields MVQAGTAAGTTGRIVSYTVIYVPTPEFADEAPYALAIIETPDGNRLLARIADAVDSDGLRIGAAVAHDHDDERGPVFRLA; encoded by the coding sequence ATGGTGCAGGCAGGGACGGCGGCGGGTACGACGGGCCGCATCGTGAGCTACACGGTTATCTATGTTCCGACGCCGGAGTTCGCGGATGAGGCGCCCTACGCGCTGGCGATCATCGAGACGCCGGACGGTAACCGGTTGCTGGCCCGGATTGCGGACGCCGTCGACAGCGACGGCCTGCGCATCGGCGCCGCGGTGGCGCACGACCACGACGACGAGCGGGGCCCGGTCTTCCGGCTGGCGTGA
- a CDS encoding cytochrome c biogenesis CcdA family protein — MTQFQEMAVVWLSGLASMLPLGYAFGAGMLAAVNPCGFAMLPAYLSLYLGVDDGPAAQPNVLRRLGRAVLVGGTVSSGFVLLFAAVGLIISAGGYALVNAMPWLGALMGVVMIVLGFLLLLGRTVSPATFERIAASLSTSPQRSIRGFFLFGLAYGIASLGCTLPVFLVAVGGALTGAGPVQGLTRFILYSLGMATIIVSLTVTLSLFKAGLVGLLRRAMPYVHSAAAVLVLLAGFWIVFYWSDQLFG; from the coding sequence TTGACGCAGTTCCAAGAGATGGCGGTCGTCTGGTTGTCGGGGTTGGCCTCGATGCTGCCGCTCGGCTATGCCTTCGGTGCCGGGATGCTCGCAGCGGTCAACCCGTGTGGCTTCGCCATGCTTCCGGCCTACCTCTCACTCTACCTCGGCGTCGATGACGGACCTGCCGCGCAGCCGAACGTGCTGCGCCGCCTGGGCCGGGCGGTCCTGGTGGGGGGCACCGTCTCGTCCGGCTTCGTCCTCCTCTTCGCCGCGGTGGGGTTGATCATCTCCGCCGGAGGCTACGCGCTCGTCAACGCCATGCCCTGGCTGGGAGCGCTCATGGGCGTCGTGATGATCGTGCTGGGCTTCCTGCTCCTCCTGGGCCGGACCGTCTCTCCCGCGACGTTCGAGCGGATCGCGGCCTCGCTGTCAACCTCGCCCCAGCGCTCGATCCGTGGGTTCTTCCTCTTCGGCCTGGCCTACGGTATCGCCTCGCTCGGCTGCACCCTGCCGGTGTTCCTGGTGGCAGTTGGCGGCGCCCTGACCGGTGCCGGGCCGGTGCAGGGGTTGACGCGGTTCATCCTCTACTCCCTCGGGATGGCCACCATTATCGTCAGCCTCACGGTGACCCTCAGCCTGTTCAAGGCGGGGCTGGTCGGGCTGCTGCGTCGGGCCATGCCCTACGTCCACTCGGCCGCGGCGGTGCTCGTCCTCCTGGCCGGGTTCTGGATCGTCTTCTACTGGTCCGACCAACTGTTCGGGTAA
- a CDS encoding thiolase domain-containing protein, protein MREVVIVGAAETKFGKSELSYRELAAQAGREAMADAGASPEQIEAFFLGTFSPGTFIRQEHAAPLIASELGLQNVPSTRTENACASGSTAFLNAIFAIAAGAADVVLVVGAEKMTATPTSEVTSILAEAADWEQESKVGLTFPGAYALMARAYFDRYGKTRDILDAVAIKNHRNAMGNPYAQFHKEIGPEDIARSAMVADPLTLYDCSPISDGAAALVLAAADVAGQFRRPGVRVLGFGQASDSLALHHHADLTTLPAARKAAERAYRMAGVSPEDISLAEVHDCFTIAEIIATEDLGFFKPGEGGDAAKAGATARDGRIPVNPSGGLKAKGHPVGATGVSQIAEATFQLRGEAGDRQVDGAELALTHNVGGSGATCVVTILGRPE, encoded by the coding sequence ATGCGTGAGGTCGTGATTGTCGGCGCGGCCGAGACGAAGTTCGGAAAGTCGGAGTTGAGCTACCGCGAGCTGGCCGCTCAGGCAGGCCGCGAAGCGATGGCGGACGCAGGTGCGTCCCCGGAGCAGATCGAAGCGTTCTTCCTGGGGACCTTCTCGCCGGGAACCTTCATCCGCCAGGAGCACGCCGCGCCCTTGATCGCCAGCGAGCTGGGGCTGCAGAACGTCCCGAGCACGCGCACGGAGAACGCCTGCGCCTCGGGCTCGACCGCGTTCCTCAACGCCATCTTCGCGATCGCCGCCGGGGCGGCAGACGTGGTCCTGGTGGTCGGCGCTGAGAAGATGACGGCGACCCCGACCTCCGAAGTGACCTCGATCCTGGCCGAGGCGGCCGACTGGGAGCAGGAGAGCAAGGTCGGGCTTACCTTCCCCGGTGCCTACGCGCTCATGGCCCGCGCCTACTTCGACCGCTACGGCAAGACCCGCGACATTCTGGACGCGGTGGCGATCAAGAACCACCGCAACGCCATGGGGAACCCCTACGCGCAGTTCCACAAGGAGATCGGCCCGGAGGACATCGCCCGCTCAGCGATGGTCGCGGACCCGCTGACGCTCTACGACTGCTCGCCGATCTCCGACGGCGCCGCCGCGCTCGTGCTGGCTGCTGCAGACGTGGCCGGGCAGTTCCGCCGCCCGGGCGTGCGCGTGCTCGGGTTCGGCCAGGCGTCGGACTCGCTCGCGCTGCACCATCACGCCGACCTCACCACGCTCCCGGCCGCACGCAAGGCGGCCGAACGGGCCTATCGGATGGCCGGCGTCTCCCCGGAGGACATCAGCCTCGCCGAGGTTCACGACTGCTTTACCATCGCCGAGATCATCGCCACCGAGGATCTGGGCTTCTTCAAGCCGGGCGAGGGTGGCGACGCGGCCAAAGCGGGCGCGACCGCGCGCGACGGGCGCATCCCCGTCAACCCAAGCGGCGGGCTGAAGGCCAAGGGGCACCCGGTCGGCGCGACCGGTGTGAGCCAGATCGCCGAGGCGACGTTCCAGCTTCGTGGCGAGGCCGGAGATCGGCAGGTGGATGGCGCTGAGCTGGCGCTGACGCACAACGTCGGCGGTTCGGGCGCGACCTGCGTGGTGACCATTCTGGGGAGGCCGGAGTAA
- a CDS encoding IS982 family transposase has protein sequence MDVDTFLITVYVLVDTFCQTHLPPEPHRPGPAPALSRSEVLTLAIFGQWMRFSSEQDFYRYAERHLRPYFPTLPHRSQYNRLLRRHQVALAQFALYLADQLGRGPVAVDVLDVAPAPVRNAKRRGRGWLAGEANIGFSLRLGWFAGFRVLTAVSLEGAITGWGVAPASTNERSLAETLIACRAHPDPRLPSVGTPVATYLADSGFAGEDYKAHLAATYGVTLVATPQRGSRRRWPKAVRRWVARHRQIVETVVGRLLHTFGLERERPHTLAGFQARLAAKVALHNLCCWLNRQQGRPLLAVANLITW, from the coding sequence ATGGATGTGGACACCTTCCTGATTACAGTCTATGTCCTGGTCGACACCTTCTGCCAGACCCACCTGCCCCCGGAGCCCCACCGCCCCGGCCCCGCGCCGGCCCTGAGCCGCAGCGAGGTCTTGACCCTGGCCATCTTCGGGCAGTGGATGAGGTTCTCCAGTGAGCAGGACTTCTACCGCTACGCCGAGCGCCACCTGCGCCCCTACTTCCCGACCCTGCCCCACCGCAGCCAATACAACCGGCTGCTGCGGCGGCATCAGGTCGCCCTGGCCCAGTTCGCCCTCTACCTGGCAGACCAACTTGGCCGGGGGCCAGTGGCGGTGGATGTGCTCGATGTGGCGCCGGCTCCGGTGCGCAACGCCAAGCGCCGCGGGCGGGGCTGGCTGGCCGGCGAGGCCAACATCGGCTTCAGCTTGCGCCTGGGCTGGTTTGCCGGCTTCCGCGTGCTGACCGCCGTCAGCCTGGAGGGGGCGATCACCGGCTGGGGCGTGGCCCCGGCCAGCACCAATGAGCGGTCCCTCGCCGAGACCCTGATTGCCTGTCGGGCCCACCCCGATCCCCGCCTGCCCAGTGTCGGCACGCCGGTGGCGACCTATCTGGCCGACAGTGGCTTTGCCGGCGAGGACTACAAGGCGCACCTGGCGGCCACCTATGGCGTGACGCTGGTGGCCACCCCGCAGCGGGGCAGTCGGCGGCGCTGGCCCAAGGCGGTCCGCCGCTGGGTGGCCCGCCATCGCCAGATCGTGGAGACGGTCGTTGGACGACTGCTGCACACCTTCGGCCTCGAGCGGGAGCGCCCGCACACCCTGGCGGGCTTCCAGGCGCGACTGGCGGCCAAGGTGGCGCTGCACAACCTCTGTTGCTGGCTGAATCGGCAGCAGGGGCGGCCGCTGCTGGCCGTGGCGAACCTGATCACCTGGTAG
- a CDS encoding dienelactone hydrolase family protein yields the protein MNDFQRYLIHEFVEDYKDGYLSRRDLIRRVLHITGGVASTASILVALGCGPGSAEEVATEVSTLVPTSPGASPTGAASPTAAASPGASPEASPAASPGATPSGTPIGRSPLSVPEDDPSVQAEDVSFPRGDATVMAYQARPSDASGPLPLILICHENRGLVEHIRDVTRRFAKEGYLACAPDLLSREGGTANISDPSQIPGILSNTDPAIYVADFQAAIDYFAQQPDLADTTRVGMTGYCFGGGITWRAATQIADLSAAVPFYGPPPPLDQVPNIQAAVLGVYSSDPNDFANNGRDELEQALQAAGVTYEIKVYPDTQHAFHNDTGPRWNPEQAEAAWNDTLAWFEQYVRG from the coding sequence GTGAACGACTTCCAGCGCTACCTCATCCACGAGTTCGTCGAGGACTACAAGGACGGCTATCTGTCTCGCCGGGACCTCATCCGGCGGGTGCTGCACATCACCGGCGGTGTCGCCTCCACGGCGTCGATCCTGGTTGCGCTCGGCTGTGGCCCCGGCTCGGCGGAGGAGGTCGCGACCGAGGTGTCGACGCTGGTGCCGACCTCGCCGGGGGCCAGCCCGACCGGCGCCGCCTCCCCTACGGCCGCCGCCAGCCCAGGGGCAAGTCCTGAGGCAAGCCCGGCAGCCAGCCCGGGAGCAACGCCAAGCGGAACCCCGATCGGCCGCAGCCCGCTCTCGGTGCCGGAGGACGACCCGTCGGTCCAGGCGGAGGACGTGTCCTTCCCGAGAGGGGATGCCACGGTGATGGCGTACCAGGCGCGGCCGAGCGACGCATCCGGGCCGCTCCCACTCATCCTGATCTGCCACGAGAACCGGGGACTCGTGGAGCACATCCGCGACGTCACCCGCCGCTTCGCCAAGGAGGGCTACCTCGCTTGTGCCCCCGACCTGCTGAGCCGAGAGGGCGGAACCGCCAACATCTCGGATCCGTCGCAGATCCCGGGCATCCTGTCCAATACCGACCCGGCGATCTACGTCGCCGATTTCCAGGCCGCGATCGACTACTTTGCACAGCAGCCCGATCTTGCCGACACCACGCGCGTGGGGATGACCGGGTACTGCTTCGGCGGCGGGATCACCTGGCGTGCGGCGACGCAGATCGCCGACCTGAGCGCGGCCGTGCCCTTCTACGGCCCGCCGCCACCGCTGGATCAGGTGCCGAACATCCAGGCGGCGGTCCTCGGGGTGTATTCGTCCGACCCGAACGACTTCGCCAACAACGGGCGCGACGAACTCGAGCAGGCGCTGCAAGCGGCCGGCGTGACCTACGAGATCAAGGTCTACCCGGACACGCAGCACGCCTTCCACAACGACACCGGGCCGCGCTGGAACCCGGAGCAGGCAGAGGCAGCCTGGAACGACACCCTCGCCTGGTTCGAGCAATACGTGCGGGGGTAG
- a CDS encoding serine/threonine-protein kinase: MVEAPASILAGRFRLVRVVGSGGFGTVWLATERGERRVAVKILNREHAADPELVARFEREAQLGGNVDHPNVVRVLGHGRHDGRPFMAMEWVEGQTLRRVLDRRGPLPPHEAATIARQVLAGLAEIHRRGVLLLDIKPGNIMIGGTGPTAKIVDFGAACRLGEPYLFRGDQALGTPAYMAPEQRAGETVGPETDLYAVGVVLFEMLTGRLPRDADDDLGPAVPPDLAAVVRRALASDPAARFRSAAAMARAIEQAALPLAPIEDTDQRPVVHRPAPQLRRAPSRWLEDLDAELASAMRSVERLSEGFDRVASTIGGWAGLAAAIVIVLLLLVLIQRGVVGAGP, from the coding sequence GTGGTAGAGGCACCGGCATCCATCCTGGCCGGACGGTTCCGCTTAGTCCGCGTGGTGGGCAGCGGCGGCTTCGGCACCGTATGGCTCGCCACCGAGCGGGGCGAGCGGCGCGTCGCGGTGAAGATCCTCAACCGGGAGCACGCCGCCGACCCGGAACTGGTGGCCCGCTTCGAACGTGAAGCGCAGCTCGGCGGCAATGTCGACCACCCCAACGTAGTCCGCGTGCTCGGTCACGGCCGCCACGACGGTCGGCCCTTCATGGCGATGGAGTGGGTGGAGGGCCAGACCCTGCGCCGGGTCCTCGACCGCCGCGGCCCCCTGCCGCCGCACGAGGCGGCCACGATCGCCCGGCAGGTGCTCGCCGGTCTGGCCGAGATCCACCGCCGCGGCGTCCTCCTGCTCGACATCAAGCCGGGAAACATCATGATCGGCGGGACGGGTCCGACCGCCAAGATCGTGGACTTCGGCGCCGCCTGCCGCCTGGGTGAGCCCTACCTGTTCCGGGGAGATCAGGCGCTGGGCACCCCCGCGTACATGGCGCCCGAGCAGCGCGCGGGCGAAACGGTCGGCCCGGAGACGGACCTCTACGCCGTCGGGGTGGTCCTCTTCGAGATGCTGACCGGCCGCCTGCCGCGCGACGCGGACGATGACCTGGGACCGGCCGTTCCGCCGGACCTTGCCGCGGTCGTGCGCCGCGCGCTGGCCAGCGACCCGGCCGCGCGGTTCCGCTCGGCTGCAGCCATGGCCCGCGCCATCGAGCAGGCGGCACTTCCCCTGGCACCAATCGAGGACACCGATCAGCGCCCCGTCGTCCACCGCCCAGCGCCGCAACTCCGTCGCGCCCCGTCTCGCTGGCTGGAAGACCTGGACGCCGAACTGGCCAGCGCGATGCGCAGCGTCGAACGCCTCAGCGAGGGGTTCGACCGCGTCGCCAGCACCATCGGCGGCTGGGCGGGACTGGCCGCCGCCATCGTCATCGTGCTCCTCTTGCTGGTACTCATCCAGCGCGGCGTCGTCGGAGCCGGCCCGTGA